The following proteins are co-located in the Cydia pomonella isolate Wapato2018A chromosome 19, ilCydPomo1, whole genome shotgun sequence genome:
- the LOC133528470 gene encoding uncharacterized protein LOC133528470, which produces MNDEMKLLNSKKMSDLGYRCQLTTELNLTYGILRRIELDVTEEEIKNNFDCMYKIVSAKRLKRLDERGAWVDSETVRVCFQSATLPPYVSAYGYGIKVELNYFPVTQCAGCWKFGHLLKVCPNKKKMCPKCGGTHDNCETTTFVCINCKGKHMALDKSCPAYQKERRIRVIMAEENCTYRIALQKVLSPKKDQETVHTVLKDTDAVNENITLPGTSGTLPTNYRDSVLNNVTTQSHNTELEMEHDGSDEESNLERNHKHVGTPKPKKVRGTKKNITQQKAKIDQNTDVVSEDSCIRLENTPDQENLQQKKNLFSWALFLKKAKNILVSDTSLEEKIKLGIKLIMDAITKLVLQIVSSENLLSSIFSSFCNG; this is translated from the coding sequence ATGAATGATGAAATGAAATTgttaaactcaaaaaaaatgtCTGACTTGGGATACAGATGTCAGCTAACAACTGAGCTAAACTTGACATATGGAATATTGAGACGAATAGAATTGGATGTTACTGAAGAAGAAATAAAGAATAACTTTGATTGTATGTACAAGATCGTGTCTGCTAAGAGGCTAAAAAGGCTCGATGAACGCGGAGCGTGGGTTGATAGCGAGACCGTCAGAGTATGTTTTCAGTCAGCCACTTTGCCCCCATATGTGTCTGCATATGGCTATGGAATCAAGGTGGAGCTAAATTATTTCCCTGTCACTCAGTGTGCAGGCTGTTGGAAGTTCGGGCATTTACTAAAAGTATGTCCGAACAAGAAGAAAATGTGTCCGAAATGTGGAGGCACTCACGATAACTGTGAAACGACAACCTTTGTATGTATTAATTGTAAAGGGAAACACATGGCTCTTGACAAGAGTTGTCCAGCATATCAAAAAGAACGAAGGATTCGGGTGATTATGGCTGAAGAAAATTGTACTTACCGGATAGCATTACAGAAAGTGTTAAGTCCGAAAAAAGACCAGGAGACTGTACACACAGTGCTAAAAGATACGGATGCAGTAAATGAAAACATCACACTACCGGGCACGTCCGGTACTTTGCCTACAAACTATCGAGACAGTGTTCTTAATAATGTGACGACACAAAGCCACAACACGGAATTAGAAATGGAACATGATGGAAGCGACGAGGAGAGTAATTTAGAAAGAAATCATAAGCACGTTGGTACTCCAAAACCGAAAAAAGTAAGAGGTACGAAGAAGAATATCACACAGCAAAAGGCAAAGATAGATCAAAACACAGACGTCGTAAGTGAAGATAGTTGTATAAGATTGGAGAACACTCCTGATCAAGAAAACCTCCAACAAAAGAAGAATCTATTCTCATGggcgttatttttaaaaaaggCCAAAAATATATTAGTATCAGATACATCTCTTGAAGAGAAAATTAAACTAGGAATTAAATTAATCATGGACGCAATAACTAAGCTTGTATTACAGATCGTAAGTAGCGAAAATTTGTTGAGTAGTATATTCTCTAGTTTTTGTAATGGATAA